The genome window CAAAATATGGTATATCTTATTGCTAAGACCTTTGGTGAAGACATCAATTACCTGCTTGTTAGATGTCAAAAGAAATAAGCTCAAGAACCAGTAGTTAACCTTTCTTTGATGAAGTGACGATCAATCTCAATGTGTTTGGTTCAATAATGTTGCACTGGATTTTGGGTTATGCTGATGACAACCTTGTTGTCACAATACAAAGATAATCTGTCTtcttttgacaattttatttcttccaaTACTTTTCCTAACCACAAAAGCTTAAAGACTCTGAGTGATAGACCTATATTCTGCTTTTGCACTTGATCGAGCAACTACACTTCTTGCTTCAAAGTGACTAGGTTTCCTCCCACAAATCTGCAATATCTAGAGGTAGATCTCCTATCATCCAGAGATCCAACCCAATTTGCATCTATCAAGGCCTCTATCAGGAGGTGACCATGCTTGGAGAAAAAAGATCCATTCCTCTGGCAGATTTTAGATAGCACAAAATGTGAAAAACATCCTGAATAGTCTAAAAATAATGACACCATAGCACCGAAGTCTGGTGAGTCACCTTGGGAAGCTATGGCTAGTTATGCTGAGCATTTGTTGTCAAAACCTTCAATGAAGGATAAGCCAGTCATTTTGACCCTGAGATCACCAAGGCTGTTTGCACTGAAATTCGAAAGGCTGGTAACCTAGGTTTGAGCGTAGAAGATGTATATAGTCTTGTCAGAATGCCAGGAGAAAAGGCACCTGAAATTATCATTGATACACTCCAAGCATTCAGAAGAATAACAGAAAGTTTAGTAAGGTGCTGATAACCTTGACGAAGAAATCTATGCAATAAAATTGCATGCGACTACAAAGTTAGGAGAAGGAAAACATGGAAACCAAAataatgctttaatttttatctGTGGAACAGCTTGCCAAACCATTGATATGAACCAAGACAATTACATGAACAAAAGACTGCAAAGAGCTGATCTAGAAATTTATGATTAAGTACAGAAAGTTTTCTCAACGAAGTCAAGTTTTCCAAGCTAGAAAGAATAATGTAAGagcttgtatttttattataatattttattatttcagttttattttataatatttattttaagtaatatatattatagacGGCTAGTGCTATTAGCTATGTTAACGGGACTCAGGGCACAGGTGCCTGATATGGATAAGACTCCTAGTGTTGGACACGGTAATTCTCGAAATTTCGGACACAGGGACACTGTCCACATGTTGGACACGGACACTTGGACACTTTCCAAATGTTGGGTACGGCAGTAGGACAGGGCGTCTCacatttaaaaagtataattctTTTTGGCGTCTCATAACCTAATTTATGAGATGATCCAGCCTTTGCCTTTTTTGGAAAGGTgcctttttgattttttatgccTTAGCTTTTGGCCCattgtgaatttataaaatcatgGGCTGGTCAGGAGTCTGGACcagcattaaaaattttataaaaaatcccTAACTAAAAAAACCTAGAAACTTGATTGGGGCTTTACGtatcagattttttttcttttcctcaaccAGCAATTTCTTTGTTAGAAGTCATCCACGGTCACCGCCGCCACCTCCACTGTGTATCCTCCTCATCCtgctttctttttccttttctccaGGTTTTTTCTTCTCAGTTCTCCCACCGCCGCGTCCATCAATTTTCACCGGATCCAATCCATGTCCAGTGTCAGAATCCGTGTCGGATCATGTCAACACCAGTACTGCACCCCTAACTGCCGGAGGTTATTAGTTATCTTTAGGGTTTAAACCTAGGGCTAGAATAAAACTTTATTTGTAAGAAAGCCTAGTAACTGAACTTGCAAGAAGAAAGCCTATATAAATAAGTTGTAGGCTTTACAGTCATAATATgattcttattatttttctttgaattaatatatagaaACTAGAGGTTTTTTTTAAACCCTAAGTTTTCTAGAGTTTCATCTTCTCTCTTACTACTTTGTTTAGCCCCAAATTCTTTTATTGCTGCTCATTTAGCACCTAAATCATATCATTATTTCCAcaatttcctttcctttttcaaaCTTTGTAAACTTGCATAAATAAGCTAAGCTTTGAGTTGAATATGCACAACTTTTCTTCTCCATTTCGATTTCCATTACACacatgcatatgtatatatatatatatgtatatagattcAAGAATCTTACGTATGTGACCCAATAGCTTGTAGATATGGATGTTCAAAAGTTTTATCCTGTAGAAAAACAAAACGACTAGTAAGGAGAAATTAGCACCAGCAATCATAACTAAGAACACAGACGAAAATCCTTATGTTACAATAAGAGGAAAAAGACAACTAAACTCCGTCCACTATTTCTTTGATCACACAAACTCTGAAAACTATATCATTGGAAGTTGGCATAACCTCATACACTCTTAACATTTTTTCAAAGATTCCTTGAAATTTGATAATTCCTCATCCAACTCAAATACCAATTTTCAACTCATTTGTATTGCTCAATCAGGTATATGACTAAATAAGTAGAACTATAATTACTAATAGAAGAAGCCAAGAAAGACCATAAGTTAGAGCATCATAATGCTTCAATCTCCAAATCTAAATGCATACCATCATATTTATTGGCCTCCTATAGGTTGGAGACAGGTGTCTACAAGAGTAACATTCAGTGCTAGATTTAGATACCAATGGTACAAACCAGTAAAACCCTACACATCACAGTAATGACAACTGACAACACAAAACTAAAGAACCGATAACTGCTAGCAGTGAAGTGTATTAACCAAAGTTCATGTGCAGTCTCATTTTCATAGGCATACATCACAGTAGTGACAACTGACAAAACAAAACTAAAGAACCGATAACTGCTAGCAGTAAAGTGTATTAACCAAAGTTCATGTGCAGTCTCATTTTCACAGGCATACACCAATGCATGCATgcgcacacacacacacagacTAAAgggaaattaaaatgaaattagataACATCTGACAGTATAATTACACACCTGAAGTACATGATCTATCCGTCCTTCACTTCCAGTTAACCTCTCAATCATTAGAGAACCATATGAcgtctcttctttttcttctacaTTCTCTTCTCCTAttgtcataaaaataaataaatgaaaggaagaagagtataaatgaaatatagtaGTAACATATATTAGGTCAAACTATTTTTGTTAGTGCACCGGCAACAAGTGCACCAATTAGTGCTACTTGTACACATAAAAGAGAAACTGAAATGACAAGTGATACAAAAAGTCTAAACTACCTTCTAGGTTGTCAGTGTCTCTTGATTGGCATGCTGTGAGCACTTTTGCCTGTTCAAAGCAATTCTAGAAGTTACCAAATCAGAACTAATGATATAATTTAGTTATGACCCTAAGCCATGTTCCAATTGAGACTCAAGTTTCACAATACATTATAATTGTACAATCAAAAACTAACGCAACAATTCAGCATTTTGTGTATTATGGAATATTTAAGGCAACTAAGAACTCCAATGAAACCAGTATGATCATGTATCTTTGTAGAGATTGGAACTTAAACATGACCAGATACCAagtattaaacatgtaaattagacTCTTGATTTTAGGTTACTAATTAAATGATCCATGTATTTCACGTTATATATGGAAATAATTTGATAATGCTTTCAAGGTTCAAATATTcattaactattaattaaaaattcagaataaattTCTACAACATTAACAGCCAATGCTTTTGACACCGAATAAACCAAACAGGGATAAAAGCTTCATCATAACCTCATAAGGTTCAGCACTAAACTGTCAACACATGCATTTCTTCTAGCTttggagaaaagaaagagaaaaaaaacagaCTGTTTTAAGTAGAATTagcccaaaacaaaattaaacctCTGCTAACTATTACTGTTATATCAttccaaaagaaacaaacaataaGTGAATGAGAATGACTTGTACTCAAACTTGCACTCAGAAGAAACAAATTGGACTTTGACCATTACTCCTATACGTGAACGCATGTATAATTTTACCAGAATAATCAAGGAATCCACACTTAGaccaaatccagaacagagaaaattttgagaagTTCATTGCCATAGAAGTTGAAGCAATGGAACCAAATAAAGCTTGCATATATAACAAAAAGATATTAACTTGGGGAAGTTTAATTGGACTCACCCTTACAGTACTGAAATGATCCATTACTACATGAGAACGAGCAGCTAAACGTTCAGTAAATTCCTAAACAAAAAAGACAAGCATATCAAAAGCTAAACATGGCTAGGGTACATGGTGAAAGAGAGGAAAGGGGTAAACCAAAACGGGTGaattcaagaaagaaagaataacaTAATAAGCATATATCAAAGGCCTTACTTGAAACCCAATATGCAGCCTTTTTCCACCTTTATGATAAGGGATAATGACAGGACGTTTAGTGATGTATTCTTTACAAACAAGTGGTTCTACTCTGCATAAATTCAAAAATGCTCTGTAAAGTTTAACGACAGATTACGATCACAAATTAAGATGAAAAAATGAAACATGtccagaaagaaagaaacagatgGCAAAGGGAATACAAATTTTcagttgtttttgttttcctttaggACGCTGCCAGGTTGTGGACACACAAAGATAGATACGCACATGATATCAACAAATCAAACTCAGAGCTACAGTGAGTCCATTCCTCACCCCACCCAAGACCCCTCTCCTAAAAACAAGTGGAGAAAAGATCATACACTTGTCTACACCCAACTATAGCTTCACAATTCTGCCAGTTTAGATGAGCCAAACCAAAGAAGCTCATGCCCCGCCACAAATGAACCATTTCACTTAAGATCTGATATTCTCTGCACCAATGATGAATAAAACAGTTCATTACAGGTTAACACCAACCTATATGCTACAGGATCAAATGGATGGAAAATGTTGAACATTTGACGACAAGCTGGCATCTCTTCAGATATGTTCTCCTCATCCCAATAATCTTGCCCTTTGCCTGCAACATAGAGAAAAATAGTTAGCAGTTCAAGCACGATATAAAGTACAAAGAGAACTGTTGTGACGGGGCTGGAAATCAGGAAAACTAAGGTGAGAAACATAATGTTAGAACTTGAAGATTCAACTTAAACAGAAGATATGAGGGAAGCAAAAAGTAAGAGAGAAATATAGTAGCTAATAGCACCTTATATAAGACGATAAAAATTGTGGCACACTAAAAACTGTATTAATTTAAGTAGAGCAATTAAAAACATAACTAGGACAtagcaatttaaaagattaagtgaaatgatcaacaaaaataaagtgAGATTATTTATCAGAAGAACCAGGCACAGCATAATAAATAGCAATATTTGAAATAAAGTGAAAGCATTCATTAGAATCGTGATAACTCTCTGTGACTTCATAAAAAATACGATAATTATCTTCCACCGGCCAATGGTATCCaacttttattaaaagtaataatgaATAGAACACAAAAACTTTACAaagtagaaaaaggaaaattgcaAGTATGCTTAAAGGATTTAAATGTGCCAATAGTATACACATAAAAGGCTtccaaattttatcattaccaAGTCCAATACGGATATTGCGAAGGGCAAGGAACACTCCCAAAGGTGATCCCACTGCAAAGAATGTGTCGACctgatattataaaatttgaactgAATAAGTCACAAGTTccataaaatgttaaatatccactttttcttcttctggGAAGGATTACCTTGGTTGTATGTTCCTATGTATCTTTCAATACTACTAAAATAACATTAGTATATCTTAAAGAGAAGGTACTCTATCACaggaaaaccaaaaaaaaaaaaaaaacattttatgaaagaaaatcaattatattcttttaatcATACCTTGAATTCAAGCTTTGTGTATCTAATATAGGGGGTATAGCTCTTTGTTGCATCCTCTAGCTTCAGTGGCAGCTTTTGATCAAACTTCTGCAACATAGGTGGTTTTTGCATAAGCATCTCCTTATTTTCTGTTATATAAGACATCAAAACTTGTATAAGATGTCCTCCATAAGAATGAACCAAATGATAATATCAAGAATAGAGATTTCCATGCACTAAAACGAGGGGGGATCCTTCAATCAGCATACCACCTATATCCTCAGAGTTATTTGATTCCAGCTCTGCAATTCTTGCTTTTAGGGAATCGATCTGAAGCAGGGGAAACGTTCATTTAACACATTGAAATCcaaggaagcaaaagaaaaacatCTATCGGTGGTCGCATGTGCCCAAAAAACAGTATCCATAGAAACAAGATACCCTTCCTGAATGCATAAGTATGTGTATGTTCCTATATAGGCAAATTGAAATTCTTACCTCCTCTTTAAGcattttgattgttttatcCCTATCTCTGGCTTCTTCGCTCTCTTCCTCAGTAGCTTTCTCCCAACAACCGTCTGAGACAACAAAGTCTACTTCTGTAGTTTCCCCAGACCCACTCTCCTCCAGCCAAGGGGCTCCACTAAAATCATTAAGTGATTGATGCACGTCCTCCCTGCAACTTTTCTGCATAGGGTCCTCAGCTGCTACATCAAATTTAGTTGACACTGAGGATTTGTCTTCAACATGTCCTTCTATTACTGATGGATTTGGAAGTAGAATTTCTTCCCCAAGGCAATCGACTATGTCCTTTGTCTTCATAGTTGAGTCATTTTTCTCTATATTAGCCAAAGAACTGCATTCAAAAGACTGGTCAATCATATCAGGAGAACATTCTAGATCTTTTGAGTCTTTCTCATACAGACACTGCATTGGAAAAAGGGAGGAGAGATTTTCTTGATGGCATAGGATGTCGTATGAGAGGACGCTTCCCAAAGAATGACCATATATTGAAACCTAAACAGAATTGATGccataattaaaaaacattgaGTGGAAACAATGTCAAAACAGTTATATAACTTAATGAAATACAATACATACTCATTCAACTAGACACATACCTTTCCATCATAACCAGGATTCCGTTTAAGAAACTTTAAATACAGCCTATTTAATTGGTTTGAAACCTGCAGGACGAGAATTACATATTGATTTGGTTTCAAAGTTAAATCCTTTTCAGAATGTAACAACCTTATTTCATTAAAGGGGTCCACCAAAGTTGCATGAAGTTAAGACATTCAAACATAAAACAAGccttaaaaaatcataaatgtaAGGGCCCTTAAAACTTTTATGCATCTTTACACAAAAATATGCCATAGAAACCATTAGTGTATCATTGGTAACGCAATACCTATTAACTTCCAGGAAACTAATGCACTTTCACACCCTAATATGTAAGAGCCCCCCCAACCATCCTCCCTGCACATAAATAATTTGCGCTAAAATGTATATcctataattaatatttattgttagCCTGAACCTATACCAGCTCCCTTTGTTCCTCATATATGAATACTAAACCAAATAATTTCCTGAAAATGTAAAGTAGACTTCTTACATTTTGATGCATAAAGCCTCCTCCACTTCTCTTCATAGATCATTGATTATATGCTAAAAGAGGAACTTTTATAATCTATTCCTTTTCCCACATCCAAGATGACCAACCAACAATCTTTGCACTTTTTCTCATCCAAGAAGCCTTGAACTATTTTGAGACACAAGAAACATCAAATCACAAGAATTTTCTCATAACCACTATTAATTtggatattatttttattatattgcaAAAACTATTACCATCTACACATTAATAGAAGATGATTCATTTGAGATATGCAAATCCAAATAGATAGAGAATTATGAAGGAAATGAGATCATTGATGACCTAGAATAGAGCCATATGGCACAATCCACGGTGACTCACATAACTAAGCCATCTAACTTGAAAATGCTGCAGCTAACTATAGTCAATTGTGTTTTTAGCTCCCCACTTGAAAACCATACAAGTTCATCCAAAAGTTTTCATTACATCAAAACTACCTTTGATATCAAAGGCCTCAATGGTGTTAGATAATCATGAACTACCACTATAAATGCAACAAATATAACCAGATCATTACCTTCATACTAACATCACTCACCACCacaaaaaattcattcaatgcCAACTCCCAAAGCATCAAGAAAATAGGTTTATGCAGTTGAACTACATTCCTTGGCATTATT of Gossypium raimondii isolate GPD5lz chromosome 3, ASM2569854v1, whole genome shotgun sequence contains these proteins:
- the LOC105793878 gene encoding phospholipase SGR2 isoform X7; the protein is MRDSLAIEASFLQIEEELLSIWWKEYAECSEGPRASSSFGKKLDMVEDLSSSKGSQSAQLYTFEEERVGVPVKGGLYEVDLVKRHCFPVYWNGETRRVLRGHWFARKGGMDWLPLREDVAEQLEIAYRSQVWHRRKFQPSGLFAARVDLQGSTPGLHALFTGEDDTWEAWLNVDASGFSGVISFSRNGIKLRRGYSASQSPKPTQDELRQRKEEQMDDYCSQVPVRHLVFMVHGIGQRLEKSNLVDDVGNFRHITASLAERHLTSHQRRKQRVLFIPCQWRKGLKLSGEAAVDKITLDGVRGLRVMLSATAHDVLYYMSPIYCQSIIDSVSNQLNRLYLKFLKRNPGYDGKVSIYGHSLGSVLSYDILCHQENLSSLFPMQCLYEKDSKDLECSPDMIDQSFECSSLANIEKNDSTMKTKDIVDCLGEEILLPNPSVIEGHVEDKSSVSTKFDVAAEDPMQKSCREDVHQSLNDFSGAPWLEESGSGETTEVDFVVSDGCWEKATEEESEEARDRDKTIKMLKEEIDSLKARIAELESNNSEDIGENKEMLMQKPPMLQKFDQKLPLKLEDATKSYTPYIRYTKLEFKVDTFFAVGSPLGVFLALRNIRIGLGKGQDYWDEENISEEMPACRQMFNIFHPFDPVAYRVEPLVCKEYITKRPVIIPYHKGGKRLHIGFQEFTERLAARSHVVMDHFSTVRAKVLTACQSRDTDNLEGEENVEEKEETSYGSLMIERLTGSEGRIDHVLQDKTFEHPYLQAIGSHTNYWRDYDTALFILKHLYRDIPEDPNFLGESIEGSLKDENASMGWSDERETIDEELPLTFSDRDMVKNFSRKAKKFIKKP
- the LOC105793878 gene encoding phospholipase SGR2 isoform X5 is translated as MADSLANPSVVEANGIDEALPDLLKNTPSNIARLEDVIEHCKGRQMYLAQTRSPSDGGDVRWYFSDVPLAENELAASFPRTEIVGKSDYFRFGMRDSLAIEASFLQIEEELLSIWWKEYAECSEGPRASSSFGKKLDMVEDLSSSKGSQSAQLYTFEEERVGVPVKGGLYEVDLVKRHCFPVYWNGETRRVLRGHWFARKGGMDWLPLREDVAEQLEIAYRSQVWHRRKFQPSGLFAARVDLQGSTPGLHALFTGEDDTWEAWLNVDASGFSGVISFSRNGIKLRRGYSASQSPKPTQDELRQRKEEQMDDYCSQVPVRHLVFMVHGIGQRLEKSNLVDDVGNFRHITASLAERHLTSHQRRKQRVLFIPCQWRKGLKLSGEAAVDKITLDGVRGLRVMLSATAHDVLYYMSPIYCQSIIDSVSNQLNRLYLKFLKRNPGYDGKVSIYGHSLGSVLSYDILCHQENLSSLFPMQCLYEKDSKDLECSPDMIDQSFECSSLANIEKNDSTMKTKDIVDCLGEEILLPNPSVIEGHVEDKSSVSTKFDVAAEDPMQKSCREDVHQSLNDFSGAPWLEESGSGETTEVDFVVSDGCWEKATEEESEEARDRDKTIKMLKEEIDSLKARIAELESNNSEDIGENKEMLMQKPPMLQKFDQKLPLKLEDATKSYTPYIRYTKLEFKVDTFFAVGSPLGVFLALRNIRIGLGKGQDYWDEENISEEMPACRQMFNIFHPFDPVAYRVEPLVCKEYITKRPVIIPYHKGGKRLHIGFQEFTERLAARSHVVMDHFSTVRAKVLTACQSRDTDNLEGEENVEEKEETSYGSLMIERLTGSEGRIDHVLQDKTFEHPYLQAIGSHT
- the LOC105793878 gene encoding phospholipase SGR2 isoform X6, with product MGVMSAGTFPMFLWLKMIEEELLSIWWKEYAECSEGPRASSSFGKKLDMVEDLSSSKGSQSAQLYTFEEERVGVPVKGGLYEVDLVKRHCFPVYWNGETRRVLRGHWFARKGGMDWLPLREDVAEQLEIAYRSQVWHRRKFQPSGLFAARVDLQGSTPGLHALFTGEDDTWEAWLNVDASGFSGVISFSRNGIKLRRGYSASQSPKPTQDELRQRKEEQMDDYCSQVPVRHLVFMVHGIGQRLEKSNLVDDVGNFRHITASLAERHLTSHQRRKQRVLFIPCQWRKGLKLSGEAAVDKITLDGVRGLRVMLSATAHDVLYYMSPIYCQSIIDSVSNQLNRLYLKFLKRNPGYDGKVSIYGHSLGSVLSYDILCHQENLSSLFPMQCLYEKDSKDLECSPDMIDQSFECSSLANIEKNDSTMKTKDIVDCLGEEILLPNPSVIEGHVEDKSSVSTKFDVAAEDPMQKSCREDVHQSLNDFSGAPWLEESGSGETTEVDFVVSDGCWEKATEEESEEARDRDKTIKMLKEEIDSLKARIAELESNNSEDIGENKEMLMQKPPMLQKFDQKLPLKLEDATKSYTPYIRYTKLEFKVDTFFAVGSPLGVFLALRNIRIGLGKGQDYWDEENISEEMPACRQMFNIFHPFDPVAYRVEPLVCKEYITKRPVIIPYHKGGKRLHIGFQEFTERLAARSHVVMDHFSTVRAKVLTACQSRDTDNLEGEENVEEKEETSYGSLMIERLTGSEGRIDHVLQDKTFEHPYLQAIGSHTNYWRDYDTALFILKHLYRDIPEDPNFLGESIEGSLKDENASMGWSDERETIDEELPLTFSDRDMVKNFSRKAKKFIKKP
- the LOC105793878 gene encoding phospholipase SGR2 isoform X4, translating into MADSLANPSVVEANGIDEALPDLLKNTPSNIARLEDVIEHCKGRQMYLAQTRSPSDGGDVRWYFSDVPLAENELAASFPRTEIVGKSDYFRFGMRDSLAIEASFLQIEEELLSIWWKEYAECSEGPRASSSFGKKLDMVEDLSSSKGSQSAQLYTFEEERVGVPVKGGLYEVDLVKRHCFPVYWNGETRRVLRGHWFARKGGMDWLPLREDVAEQLEIAYRSQVWHRRKFQPSGLFAARVDLQGSTPGLHALFTGEDDTWEAWLNVDASGFSGVISFSRNGIKLRRGYSASQSPKPTQDELRQRKEEQMDDYCSQVPVRHLVFMVHGIGQRLEKSNLVDDVGNFRHITASLAERHLTSHQRRKQRVLFIPCQWRKGLKLSGEAAVDKITLDGVRGLRVMLSATAHDVLYYMSPIYCQSIIDSVSNQLNRLYLKFLKRNPGYDGKVSIYGHSLGSVLSYDILCHQENLSSLFPMQCLYEKDSKDLECSPDMIDQSFECSSLANIEKNDSTMKTKDIVDCLGEEILLPNPSVIEGHVEDKSSVSTKFDVAAEDPMQKSCREDVHQSLNDFSGAPWLEESGSGETTEVDFVVSDGCWEKATEEESEEARDRDKTIKMLKEEIDSLKARIAELESNNSEDIGENKEMLMQKPPMLQKFDQKLPLKLEDATKSYTPYIRYTKLEFKVDTFFAVGSPLGVFLALRNIRIGLGKGQDYWDEENISEEMPACRQMFNIFHPFDPVAYRVEPLVCKEYITKRPVIIPYHKGGKRLHIGFQEFTERLAARSHVVMDHFSTVRAKVLTACQSRDTDNLEGEENVEEKEETSYGSLMIERLTGSEGRIDHVLQDKTFEHPYLQAIGSHTCLFSWHSDKTIYIFYAQT